In the genome of Candidatus Atribacteria bacterium, one region contains:
- a CDS encoding ferredoxin: protein MSTEIYYFSGTGNSLFVARELQKKIPDSVIIPIVSLLHKDFIQTNGKTIGIVFPCHSLTIPIAVKRFIRKINVQSAEYIFAIATRYGTVFKGFNIIEKLLKKKNKHLNSQFILNMCHNEAPRSEQNYIVPSKSDILQIETTVLKKIDEISNIIKTQSSFLEKDADVVIKSSSNPITGFLIEQLVVFAMNISEYIGGVNYFYHDNKCNGCGICEKICLSKKIKITEKKPIWQGNVLCYMCFACLNYCPKQSVQIKNIPYVKSHTTGNSRYPHPYATVNDISAQKEHI from the coding sequence ATGAGTACGGAAATATATTATTTTTCTGGAACGGGAAATTCGTTATTTGTTGCAAGAGAACTTCAGAAAAAGATTCCAGATTCAGTTATAATCCCAATTGTCAGTCTTTTGCATAAAGATTTTATACAAACTAATGGGAAAACAATCGGTATTGTTTTCCCATGCCATTCTCTAACTATTCCTATTGCTGTAAAACGATTTATTAGAAAAATTAATGTACAATCAGCAGAATATATTTTTGCAATTGCAACACGGTACGGAACTGTATTTAAGGGATTTAATATAATAGAAAAATTATTAAAGAAAAAAAATAAACATCTTAATTCACAGTTTATACTTAATATGTGCCATAACGAGGCACCACGGAGCGAACAAAATTACATTGTTCCTTCAAAGTCGGATATTCTACAAATAGAAACCACTGTTCTTAAAAAAATTGATGAAATCAGCAATATTATCAAAACTCAAAGTTCATTTCTTGAAAAAGATGCAGATGTTGTTATTAAAAGTTCATCTAACCCGATAACTGGATTTTTAATAGAGCAATTAGTTGTTTTTGCTATGAATATTTCTGAGTATATTGGGGGAGTCAATTATTTCTACCATGACAATAAATGCAATGGGTGTGGTATATGTGAAAAAATATGTTTATCGAAAAAGATTAAAATTACCGAAAAAAAACCTATCTGGCAGGGAAATGTACTATGTTATATGTGTTTTGCATGTTTAAATTATTGTCCTAAACAATCCGTCCAAATAAAAAATATTCCTTATGTGAAATCGCATACTACTGGAAATAGCAGGTATCCTCATCCTTATGCTACAGTAAATGATATTTCAGCCCAAAAGGAACATATTTGA
- a CDS encoding nucleotidyltransferase domain-containing protein, which yields MQKLEILQISKSKLRKELLNLYFTNPDKKYYLRELERILDFSVGNIRRELIQLKNIGLFHVENKGNLTYYCLNKSYPLLPEIKSIILKTAGASGELKESLKKVKGVEYAFIYGSFAKGEEKESSDIDLLIIGEIDEGKLIDKIKILEKKLQREINLTLYEKSDFIKKKMEGNPFILEVIKEKKLFLIGDEDEL from the coding sequence ATACAGAAATTGGAAATATTACAGATTAGCAAATCTAAATTAAGAAAAGAATTATTAAATCTCTACTTTACTAATCCAGATAAGAAATATTACTTGAGAGAATTGGAGAGGATACTTGATTTTTCAGTGGGAAATATTCGCAGAGAACTTATTCAGCTTAAAAATATAGGTCTTTTTCATGTAGAGAATAAAGGAAATCTGACTTATTATTGTTTGAACAAGTCCTATCCTCTTCTTCCAGAGATAAAAAGCATTATCTTAAAAACTGCAGGAGCTTCAGGGGAACTTAAAGAATCTTTGAAAAAAGTAAAAGGCGTAGAATACGCATTTATCTATGGTTCCTTTGCTAAAGGAGAGGAAAAAGAAAGTAGTGATATTGACTTACTTATTATAGGGGAAATAGATGAAGGTAAGCTTATTGATAAAATTAAAATACTGGAGAAAAAGTTACAAAGAGAAATCAATCTTACTCTTTATGAAAAAAGTGATTTTATCAAGAAGAAAATGGAAGGTAACCCATTCATTTTAGAAGTAATAAAAGAGAAAAAGCTTTTTTTAATAGGGGATGAAGATGAGTTATAA